A single window of Rhodamnia argentea isolate NSW1041297 chromosome 5, ASM2092103v1, whole genome shotgun sequence DNA harbors:
- the LOC115727774 gene encoding exosome complex component RRP42-like isoform X1: MTGLSLGEKQFIQGGIAQDLRSDGRKRLTYRPIYVETGVIPQANGSARVRMGGTDVIASVKAEIGRPSPLQPNKGKVSIYVDCSPTAAPMFEGRGGEELSTELSVALQRCLLGGKSGAGAGIELSSLIVVEGKVCWDLYIDGLVISSDGNLLDALGASIKAALSNTGIPRVHVVAEASGEDQPELDISDEEFLQFDTSGVPVIVTLTRVGRHYIVDATPEEESQMSSAVSVSINRKGLICGLTKRGGAGLDPSVILDMISVAKHVSEQLIDRLDSEISASTVSCSISQCLMWLENVLNLLSSLATQIEKRLMI, translated from the exons ATGACCGGCTTATCTCTTGGAGAAAAGCAATTCATACAAGGCGGCATTGCTCAAGACCTCCGCTCTGATGGTCGTAAAAGACTAACTTACCGACCTATATATGTCGAAACGGGGGTCATTCCTCAG GCCAATGGCTCAGCCAGAGTTAGAATGGGTGGAACTGATGTCATTGCCAGTGTGAAG GCCGAAATTGGAAGACCAAGTCCCCTACAACCCAACAAAGGGAAAGTTTCCATATACGTTGATTGCAGCCCAACTGCCGCTCCAATGTTTGAG GGTAGAGGGGGTGAGGAGTTGTCAACAGAACTCTCAGTCGCTCTTCAGCGATGTCTTTTGGGTGGGAAAAGTGGAGCAG GTGCTGGAATTGAGTTGTCATCTCTGATAGTTGTGGAAGGAAAAGTCTGTTGGGATCTGTACATTGATGGTCTTGTCATCAGTTCAGATGGGAATCTCCTAGACGCTCTTGGTGCTTCCATCAAG GCTGCTCTGAGCAACACAGGCATCCCCAGAGTGCACGTCGTAGCCGAAGCATCCGGTGAAGATCAACCCGAACTTGATATCAGTGACGAAGAATTTTTACAATTCGACACATCTGGGGTTCCTGTCATTGTTACATTAACGAGG GTGGGCAGGCATTATATTGTAGATGCGACTCCGGAGGAAGAATCACAGATGAGCTCCGCTGTTTCTGTTTCCATTAACAGGAAAGGGTTAATATGTGGTCTTACCAAGCGGGGAGGAGCGGGTCTGGATCCAAGTGTCATCCTCGATATGATATCCGTGGCTAAGCATGTAAGCGAACAACTAATCGATCGGTTAGATTCTGAGATATCTGCC TCCACAGTTTCCTGTAGCATTAGTCAGTGTCTTATGTGGCTGGAAAATGTCCTCAATTTGTTGTCCTCACTGGCTACTCAGATTGAAAAAAGGCTTATGATTTGA
- the LOC115727773 gene encoding pentatricopeptide repeat-containing protein At4g26680, mitochondrial isoform X3 — MKSPFRRFSTLFSSSPEKPLPINPSPRRDPIPVPHRTIPEPRGRDLDFVNVAHSHLLHSDWGKLDLLSSGLTPLRTSHILLKIQKDHVLSLEFFNWVKLRSPSAHTLETHSIALHILTKNRKFKSAESIVRGLVAASGPVDLARQLFDAVLYSYRACDSSPRVFDSLFKTFAHLKKFRSATETFCMMKEYGFLPTVESCNAYLSALLSMNRVDVVFSFHREMRRRRIVPNVFTLNMVLSAFCKAGELEKAVDLFREMESKGCCPTVASYNTLITGHCSKGLLSSAMELKERMQKNGIHPSVITFNALISGFCKEGKLQGANKIFSDMKASNVAPDTVTYNTLIHGYSEAGDSEMGGRLFEEMPKYGVRADILTYNALILGLCKNGKTKKAAYLVKDLDGKGLVPNNSTFSALIRGQCIRNNPDGAFQLYKTLTMLMCAFAKCDDLDGAVQVLAEMVNRSMLPDSDMLSEVCHELHHCGKDQVAMKLCSELQARTLIPVGFDKGL; from the exons ATGAAATCCCCATTTCGTCGATTCTCGACCCTCTTCAGTTCCTCCCCTGAAAAGCCCCTCCCCATAAACCCCAGCCCCCGTCGGGACCCCATTCCGGTGCCCCACAGGACGATCCCCGAACCCAGAGGACGGGACCTCGATTTCGTCAATGTCGCTCACAGCCACCTCTTGCACTCCGACTGGGGCAAGCTCGATCTGCTGAGCTCTGGGTTGACTCCTCTCCGGACGAGCCACATCTTGCTCAAGATCCAAAAGGACCACGTCCTGTCGCTCGAGTTCTTCAACTGGGTCAAGCTCCGAAGCCCGAGCGCCCACACCCTCGAGACCCACTCCATCGCGCTTCACATTCTCACGAAAAACCGGAAATTTAAGTCCGCGGAGTCGATCGTTCGAGGTCTCGTGGCAGCGAGTGGCCCGGTTGATCTTGCCCGCCAGCTGTTTGATGCGGTGCTCTACTCTTACCGGGCGTGTGATTCTTCGCCTCGGGTTTTCGACTCGCTGTTCAAGACCTTTGCGCATCTAAAGAAGTTTCGGAGTGCCACGGAGACTTTTTGCATGATGAAGGAGTACGGGTTCTTGCCCACGGTGGAGTCCTGCAATGCCTACCTGAGTGCATTGCTTAGCATGAACAGGGTCGATGTAGTTTTCTCGTTCCATCGGGAAATGCGGCGTCGCAGGATTGTTCCAAATGTTTTCACCCTTAACATGGTCTTGTCTGCTTTTTGCAAGGCGGGAGAGCTCGAGAAGGCGGTCGATTTGTTTCGTGAGATGGAGAGTAAGGGTTGTTGTCCGACGGTGGCATCTTACAACACGTTGATCACAGGGCATTGCAGTAAGGGTCTTCTCagctcggccatggagcttaaAGAGAGGATGCAGAAGAATGGTATTCATCCTAGTGTGATTACTTTCAATGCCCTTATCAGTGGCTTTTGCAAGGAAGGGAAGTTGCAGGGAGCGAACAAGATTTTCAGCGACATGAAAGCTTCGAATGTGGCTCCCGATACCGTGACTTACAATACTCTGATACACGGATACAGTGAAGCGGGCGACAGTGAAATGGGGGGTAGGCTTTTCGAAGAAATGCCGAAGTATGGAGTGAGGGCGGATATATTGACATATAATGCATTGATATTGGGACTCTGCAAGAATGGTAAGACAAAGAAAGCTGCTTATCTGGTTAAAGATCTTGATGGCAAGGGTTTGGTTCCGAACAATTCGACCTTTTCGGCTCTCATTAGAGGGCAGTGCATCAGGAACAACCCCGACGGCGCATTTCAGCTGTATA AAACCCTCACTATGTTGATGTGTGCTTTTGCGAAATGCGATGATCTCGATGGAGCAGTCCAGGTCCTCGCGGAAATGGTCAATAGGTCGATGCTTCCCGATTCGGATATGTTGTCCGAGGTCTGCCATGAACTTCACCATTGTGGGAAAGATCAGGTGGCAATGAAACTGTGCAGTGAGTTGCAAGCTAGAACTCTAATTCCGGTGGGTTTTGATAAAGGGCTTTAG
- the LOC115727773 gene encoding pentatricopeptide repeat-containing protein At4g26680, mitochondrial isoform X2 — protein MKSPFRRFSTLFSSSPEKPLPINPSPRRDPIPVPHRTIPEPRGRDLDFVNVAHSHLLHSDWGKLDLLSSGLTPLRTSHILLKIQKDHVLSLEFFNWVKLRSPSAHTLETHSIALHILTKNRKFKSAESIVRGLVAASGPVDLARQLFDAVLYSYRACDSSPRVFDSLFKTFAHLKKFRSATETFCMMKEYGFLPTVESCNAYLSALLSMNRVDVVFSFHREMRRRRIVPNVFTLNMVLSAFCKAGELEKAVDLFREMESKGCCPTVASYNTLITGHCSKGLLSSAMELKERMQKNGIHPSVITFNALISGFCKEGKLQGANKIFSDMKASNVAPDTVTYNTLIHGYSEAGDSEMGGRLFEEMPKYGVRADILTYNALILGLCKNGKTKKAAYLVKDLDGKGLVPNNSTFSALIRGQCIRNNPDGAFQLYKTLTMLMCAFAKCDDLDGAVQVLAEMVNRSMLPDSDMLSEVCHELHHCGKDQVAMKLCSELQARTLIPVGFDKGL, from the exons ATGAAATCCCCATTTCGTCGATTCTCGACCCTCTTCAGTTCCTCCCCTGAAAAGCCCCTCCCCATAAACCCCAGCCCCCGTCGGGACCCCATTCCGGTGCCCCACAGGACGATCCCCGAACCCAGAGGACGGGACCTCGATTTCGTCAATGTCGCTCACAGCCACCTCTTGCACTCCGACTGGGGCAAGCTCGATCTGCTGAGCTCTGGGTTGACTCCTCTCCGGACGAGCCACATCTTGCTCAAGATCCAAAAGGACCACGTCCTGTCGCTCGAGTTCTTCAACTGGGTCAAGCTCCGAAGCCCGAGCGCCCACACCCTCGAGACCCACTCCATCGCGCTTCACATTCTCACGAAAAACCGGAAATTTAAGTCCGCGGAGTCGATCGTTCGAGGTCTCGTGGCAGCGAGTGGCCCGGTTGATCTTGCCCGCCAGCTGTTTGATGCGGTGCTCTACTCTTACCGGGCGTGTGATTCTTCGCCTCGGGTTTTCGACTCGCTGTTCAAGACCTTTGCGCATCTAAAGAAGTTTCGGAGTGCCACGGAGACTTTTTGCATGATGAAGGAGTACGGGTTCTTGCCCACGGTGGAGTCCTGCAATGCCTACCTGAGTGCATTGCTTAGCATGAACAGGGTCGATGTAGTTTTCTCGTTCCATCGGGAAATGCGGCGTCGCAGGATTGTTCCAAATGTTTTCACCCTTAACATGGTCTTGTCTGCTTTTTGCAAGGCGGGAGAGCTCGAGAAGGCGGTCGATTTGTTTCGTGAGATGGAGAGTAAGGGTTGTTGTCCGACGGTGGCATCTTACAACACGTTGATCACAGGGCATTGCAGTAAGGGTCTTCTCagctcggccatggagcttaaAGAGAGGATGCAGAAGAATGGTATTCATCCTAGTGTGATTACTTTCAATGCCCTTATCAGTGGCTTTTGCAAGGAAGGGAAGTTGCAGGGAGCGAACAAGATTTTCAGCGACATGAAAGCTTCGAATGTGGCTCCCGATACCGTGACTTACAATACTCTGATACACGGATACAGTGAAGCGGGCGACAGTGAAATGGGGGGTAGGCTTTTCGAAGAAATGCCGAAGTATGGAGTGAGGGCGGATATATTGACATATAATGCATTGATATTGGGACTCTGCAAGAATGGTAAGACAAAGAAAGCTGCTTATCTGGTTAAAGATCTTGATGGCAAGGGTTTGGTTCCGAACAATTCGACCTTTTCGGCTCTCATTAGAGGGCAGTGCATCAGGAACAACCCCGACGGCGCATTTCAGCTGTATAAAA CCCTCACTATGTTGATGTGTGCTTTTGCGAAATGCGATGATCTCGATGGAGCAGTCCAGGTCCTCGCGGAAATGGTCAATAGGTCGATGCTTCCCGATTCGGATATGTTGTCCGAGGTCTGCCATGAACTTCACCATTGTGGGAAAGATCAGGTGGCAATGAAACTGTGCAGTGAGTTGCAAGCTAGAACTCTAATTCCGGTGGGTTTTGATAAAGGGCTTTAG
- the LOC115727774 gene encoding exosome complex component RRP42-like isoform X2 → MTGLSLGEKQFIQGGIAQDLRSDGRKRLTYRPIYVETGVIPQANGSARVRMGGTDVIASVKAEIGRPSPLQPNKGKVSIYVDCSPTAAPMFEGRGGEELSTELSVALQRCLLGGKSGAGAGIELSSLIVVEGKVCWDLYIDGLVISSDGNLLDALGASIKAALSNTGIPRVHVVAEASGEDQPELDISDEEFLQFDTSGVPVIVTLTRVGRHYIVDATPEEESQMSSAVSVSINRKGLICGLTKRGGAGLDPSVILDMISVAKHVSEQLIDRLDSEISAAEAIEEE, encoded by the exons ATGACCGGCTTATCTCTTGGAGAAAAGCAATTCATACAAGGCGGCATTGCTCAAGACCTCCGCTCTGATGGTCGTAAAAGACTAACTTACCGACCTATATATGTCGAAACGGGGGTCATTCCTCAG GCCAATGGCTCAGCCAGAGTTAGAATGGGTGGAACTGATGTCATTGCCAGTGTGAAG GCCGAAATTGGAAGACCAAGTCCCCTACAACCCAACAAAGGGAAAGTTTCCATATACGTTGATTGCAGCCCAACTGCCGCTCCAATGTTTGAG GGTAGAGGGGGTGAGGAGTTGTCAACAGAACTCTCAGTCGCTCTTCAGCGATGTCTTTTGGGTGGGAAAAGTGGAGCAG GTGCTGGAATTGAGTTGTCATCTCTGATAGTTGTGGAAGGAAAAGTCTGTTGGGATCTGTACATTGATGGTCTTGTCATCAGTTCAGATGGGAATCTCCTAGACGCTCTTGGTGCTTCCATCAAG GCTGCTCTGAGCAACACAGGCATCCCCAGAGTGCACGTCGTAGCCGAAGCATCCGGTGAAGATCAACCCGAACTTGATATCAGTGACGAAGAATTTTTACAATTCGACACATCTGGGGTTCCTGTCATTGTTACATTAACGAGG GTGGGCAGGCATTATATTGTAGATGCGACTCCGGAGGAAGAATCACAGATGAGCTCCGCTGTTTCTGTTTCCATTAACAGGAAAGGGTTAATATGTGGTCTTACCAAGCGGGGAGGAGCGGGTCTGGATCCAAGTGTCATCCTCGATATGATATCCGTGGCTAAGCATGTAAGCGAACAACTAATCGATCGGTTAGATTCTGAGATATCTGCCGCTGAagccattgaagaagaatga
- the LOC115727770 gene encoding thaumatin-like protein 1: MDLQLLPLRRRSWSSPAYALTLFLLIVSRGASGATFTFVNRCQYTVWPGILANAGSPSLDSTGFELPSDSSRTFQAPTGWSGRFWGRTSCSFDGSLSGSCLTGDCGSGQVECNGLGAAPPATLAEFTLGSGGQDFYDVSLVDGYNLPMLIEGSGGSGACASTGCSADLNRQCPAELRVGEGDACKSACEAFGSPEYCCSGAYNSPVTCRPTVYSEMFKSACPRSYSYAYDDATSTFTCTGADYTVTFCPSTTSQKTARDSTPMTATTSTTPAQESGSESGSGTGTGYSGTGSMSGSGQAVLADGSWLAGLAMGDSSRIASPCALQSSAAICLFVLFLMLSSFRL, from the exons ATGGATCTTCAGCTACTTCCTCTCCGTCGTCGTTCGTGGTCCTCCCCTGCGTACGCTCTTACCCTGTTTCTCCTCATTGTCTCCAGAG GTGCGTCCGGTGCTACGTTCACTTTCGTGAACCGGTGCCAGTACACGGTGTGGCCCGGCATCCTGGCCAATGCCGGCAGCCCAAGCCTGGACAGCACCGGTTTCGAGCTCCCCTCCGACTCCTCCCGCACCTTCCAGGCCCCGACCGGCTGGTCCGGCCGCTTCTGGGGCCGCACCAGCTGCAGCTTCGACGGCTCCCTCTCCGGGTCGTGCCTCACCGGCGATTGCGGCTCCGGCCAGGTCGAGTGCAACGGCCTCGGCGCCGCCCCTCCAGCCACCCTCGCCGAGTTCACCCTCGGCTCCGGCGGCCAGGACTTCTACGACGTCAGCCTCGTCGACGG GTACAACTTGCCGATGTTGATAGAAGGGAGCGGCGGCTCGGGGGCGTGCGCGTCCACCGGCTGCTCAGCGGATCTGAACCGGCAGTGCCCGGCGGAACTGAGGGTCGGGGAGGGCGACGCGTGCAAGAGCGCGTGCGAGGCGTTCGGGTCCCCGGAGTACTGCTGCAGCGGCGCGTACAACTCCCCCGTCACGTGCCGCCCCACCGTCTACTCGGAGATGTTCAAGTCCGCCTGTCCCCGGTCGTACAGCTACGCCTACGACGACGCTACGAGCACCTTCACCTGTACCGGAGCGGACTACACGGTCACCTTTTGCCCCTCTACTACAAG CCAGAAAACAGCGAGAGATTCGACACCAATGACAGCAACAACATCCACCACTCCGGCGCAAGAGTCTGGGTCTGAGTCCGGGTCTGGGACCGGGACAGGGTACTCGGGTACCGGGTCGATGTCGGGGTCGGGGCAAGCTGTTCTGGCTGACGGGTCGTGGTTGGCCGGGTTGGCCATGGGAGATTCTTCGAGGATTGCCTCTCCATGTGCTCTGCAGTCATCTGCAGCTATTTGCCTTTTCGTTCTCTTCCTCATGCTCTCCTCTTTTCGCTTGtag
- the LOC115727773 gene encoding pentatricopeptide repeat-containing protein At4g26680, mitochondrial isoform X1 produces MKSPFRRFSTLFSSSPEKPLPINPSPRRDPIPVPHRTIPEPRGRDLDFVNVAHSHLLHSDWGKLDLLSSGLTPLRTSHILLKIQKDHVLSLEFFNWVKLRSPSAHTLETHSIALHILTKNRKFKSAESIVRGLVAASGPVDLARQLFDAVLYSYRACDSSPRVFDSLFKTFAHLKKFRSATETFCMMKEYGFLPTVESCNAYLSALLSMNRVDVVFSFHREMRRRRIVPNVFTLNMVLSAFCKAGELEKAVDLFREMESKGCCPTVASYNTLITGHCSKGLLSSAMELKERMQKNGIHPSVITFNALISGFCKEGKLQGANKIFSDMKASNVAPDTVTYNTLIHGYSEAGDSEMGGRLFEEMPKYGVRADILTYNALILGLCKNGKTKKAAYLVKDLDGKGLVPNNSTFSALIRGQCIRNNPDGAFQLYKSMIRSGRHPNSETLTMLMCAFAKCDDLDGAVQVLAEMVNRSMLPDSDMLSEVCHELHHCGKDQVAMKLCSELQARTLIPVGFDKGL; encoded by the coding sequence ATGAAATCCCCATTTCGTCGATTCTCGACCCTCTTCAGTTCCTCCCCTGAAAAGCCCCTCCCCATAAACCCCAGCCCCCGTCGGGACCCCATTCCGGTGCCCCACAGGACGATCCCCGAACCCAGAGGACGGGACCTCGATTTCGTCAATGTCGCTCACAGCCACCTCTTGCACTCCGACTGGGGCAAGCTCGATCTGCTGAGCTCTGGGTTGACTCCTCTCCGGACGAGCCACATCTTGCTCAAGATCCAAAAGGACCACGTCCTGTCGCTCGAGTTCTTCAACTGGGTCAAGCTCCGAAGCCCGAGCGCCCACACCCTCGAGACCCACTCCATCGCGCTTCACATTCTCACGAAAAACCGGAAATTTAAGTCCGCGGAGTCGATCGTTCGAGGTCTCGTGGCAGCGAGTGGCCCGGTTGATCTTGCCCGCCAGCTGTTTGATGCGGTGCTCTACTCTTACCGGGCGTGTGATTCTTCGCCTCGGGTTTTCGACTCGCTGTTCAAGACCTTTGCGCATCTAAAGAAGTTTCGGAGTGCCACGGAGACTTTTTGCATGATGAAGGAGTACGGGTTCTTGCCCACGGTGGAGTCCTGCAATGCCTACCTGAGTGCATTGCTTAGCATGAACAGGGTCGATGTAGTTTTCTCGTTCCATCGGGAAATGCGGCGTCGCAGGATTGTTCCAAATGTTTTCACCCTTAACATGGTCTTGTCTGCTTTTTGCAAGGCGGGAGAGCTCGAGAAGGCGGTCGATTTGTTTCGTGAGATGGAGAGTAAGGGTTGTTGTCCGACGGTGGCATCTTACAACACGTTGATCACAGGGCATTGCAGTAAGGGTCTTCTCagctcggccatggagcttaaAGAGAGGATGCAGAAGAATGGTATTCATCCTAGTGTGATTACTTTCAATGCCCTTATCAGTGGCTTTTGCAAGGAAGGGAAGTTGCAGGGAGCGAACAAGATTTTCAGCGACATGAAAGCTTCGAATGTGGCTCCCGATACCGTGACTTACAATACTCTGATACACGGATACAGTGAAGCGGGCGACAGTGAAATGGGGGGTAGGCTTTTCGAAGAAATGCCGAAGTATGGAGTGAGGGCGGATATATTGACATATAATGCATTGATATTGGGACTCTGCAAGAATGGTAAGACAAAGAAAGCTGCTTATCTGGTTAAAGATCTTGATGGCAAGGGTTTGGTTCCGAACAATTCGACCTTTTCGGCTCTCATTAGAGGGCAGTGCATCAGGAACAACCCCGACGGCGCATTTCAGCTGTATAAAAGCATGATCAGGAGCGGGCGCCATCCAAATAGCGAAACCCTCACTATGTTGATGTGTGCTTTTGCGAAATGCGATGATCTCGATGGAGCAGTCCAGGTCCTCGCGGAAATGGTCAATAGGTCGATGCTTCCCGATTCGGATATGTTGTCCGAGGTCTGCCATGAACTTCACCATTGTGGGAAAGATCAGGTGGCAATGAAACTGTGCAGTGAGTTGCAAGCTAGAACTCTAATTCCGGTGGGTTTTGATAAAGGGCTTTAG